In one window of Pristiophorus japonicus isolate sPriJap1 chromosome 9, sPriJap1.hap1, whole genome shotgun sequence DNA:
- the tbxtb gene encoding T-box transcription factor T isoform X3, whose protein sequence is MSSSGSESGKSGQYRVDHLLSAVENELQAGSEKGDPTERELKVNLEDLDLWLKFKELTNEMIVTKNGRRMFPVLKVNVSGLDPNAMYSFVLDFVAADNHRWKYVNGEWVPGGKPEPQAPSCVYIHPDSPNFGAHWMKAPVSFSKVKLTNKLNGGGQIMLNSLHKYEPRIHIVRVGGPQRMISSHSFPETQFIAVTAYQNEEITALKIKYNPFAKAFLDSKERSDHKEMLDDMSDGQQSGYSQCYPDNSSACLSMLPSHDNWSGLQVSTHTSMLPMTHNTGTATSSSQYPSLWSVSNSTITPVSQSGGMSNGLSSQFLRGSPAHYPSLAHSVSATSSGSPLYDSGTGLELSDSQYDASPHSRLTSTWTPVTPPSM, encoded by the exons ATGAGTTCCAGTGGATCAGAGAGTGGGAAGAGCGGCCAGTACCGCGTGGACCATCTTCTAAGTGCGGTGGAGAATGAACTACAGGCTGGAAGCGAGAAAGGAGACCCCACTGAGAGAGAGCTGAAAGTCAACCTGGAAGACCTGGATCTGTGGCTGAAGTTTAAGGAGCTGACCAACGAAATGATCGTTACAAAGAATGGCAG GAGGATGTTTCCCGTGCTGAAAGTGAACGTGTCAGGGCTGGATCCCAACGCCATGTATTCGTTCGTGTTGGATTTTGTGGCTGCCGACAATCACCGCTGGAAGTATGTAAACGGGGAGTGGGTTCCAGGTGGCAAACCGGAGCCGCAGGCACCGAGCTGTGTCTACATCCACCCGGACTCGCCCAACTTCGGAGCGCACTGGATGAAAGCGCCCGTCTCCTTCAGTAAAGTCAAACTCACCAACAAACTCAACGGCGGAGGACAG ATCATGTTGAACTCTCTGCATAAATACGAGCCCAGAATTCACATCGTGCGAGTTGGGGGTCCTCAGAGGATGATCAGCAGTCATTCGTTCCCGGAGACTCAGTTTATAGCCGTGACAGCTTATCAGAACGAAGAG ATCACAGCTCTTAAAATTAAATACAACCCTTTTGCAAAAGCCTTCCTTGACTCCAAAGAGAG AAGCGATCACAAGGAAATGTTGGATGACATGAGTGACGGTCAACAATCTGGATATTCACAAT GCTATCCCGATAACTCCTCGGCCTGTCTCTCCATGCTTCCCAGTCATGACAACTGGTCGGGTCTGCAGGTCTCCACGCATACCAGCATGCTGCCCATgacacacaacactggcactgccACCAGCTCCAG CCAATATCCGAGTCTGTGGTCAGTCAGTAACAGCACCAtcaccccagtgtcccagtctgggGGCATGTCCAACGGCCTGAGCTCACAGTTCCTGCGGGGTTCCCCGGCTCATTACCCGTCTTTGGCCCATTCGGTGAGCGCCACCTCCTCAGGGTCGCCCCTGTACGACAGCGGAACTGGACTCGAACTGTCCGACAGTCAGTACGACGCTTCTCCGCACAGCAGACTCACCTCCACATGGACTCCAGTTACTCCCCCATCCATGTGA
- the tbxtb gene encoding T-box transcription factor T isoform X2, producing the protein MSSSGSESGKSGQYRVDHLLSAVENELQAGSEKGDPTERELKVNLEDLDLWLKFKELTNEMIVTKNGRRMFPVLKVNVSGLDPNAMYSFVLDFVAADNHRWKYVNGEWVPGGKPEPQAPSCVYIHPDSPNFGAHWMKAPVSFSKVKLTNKLNGGGQIMLNSLHKYEPRIHIVRVGGPQRMISSHSFPETQFIAVTAYQNEEITALKIKYNPFAKAFLDSKERSDHKEMLDDMSDGQQSGYSQCGWFLPGTGTLCPPSNPHAQFGGPLSLSTPHGCERYSTLRNHRSAPYPNPYTHRNNSPSYPDNSSACLSMLPSHDNWSGLQVSTHTSMLPMTHNTGTATSSSQYPSLWSVSNSTITPVSQSGGMSNGLSSQFLRGSPAHYPSLAHSVSATSSGSPLYDSGTGLELSDSQYDASPHSRLTSTWTPVTPPSM; encoded by the exons ATGAGTTCCAGTGGATCAGAGAGTGGGAAGAGCGGCCAGTACCGCGTGGACCATCTTCTAAGTGCGGTGGAGAATGAACTACAGGCTGGAAGCGAGAAAGGAGACCCCACTGAGAGAGAGCTGAAAGTCAACCTGGAAGACCTGGATCTGTGGCTGAAGTTTAAGGAGCTGACCAACGAAATGATCGTTACAAAGAATGGCAG GAGGATGTTTCCCGTGCTGAAAGTGAACGTGTCAGGGCTGGATCCCAACGCCATGTATTCGTTCGTGTTGGATTTTGTGGCTGCCGACAATCACCGCTGGAAGTATGTAAACGGGGAGTGGGTTCCAGGTGGCAAACCGGAGCCGCAGGCACCGAGCTGTGTCTACATCCACCCGGACTCGCCCAACTTCGGAGCGCACTGGATGAAAGCGCCCGTCTCCTTCAGTAAAGTCAAACTCACCAACAAACTCAACGGCGGAGGACAG ATCATGTTGAACTCTCTGCATAAATACGAGCCCAGAATTCACATCGTGCGAGTTGGGGGTCCTCAGAGGATGATCAGCAGTCATTCGTTCCCGGAGACTCAGTTTATAGCCGTGACAGCTTATCAGAACGAAGAG ATCACAGCTCTTAAAATTAAATACAACCCTTTTGCAAAAGCCTTCCTTGACTCCAAAGAGAG AAGCGATCACAAGGAAATGTTGGATGACATGAGTGACGGTCAACAATCTGGATATTCACAAT GTGGCTGGTTTCTGCCTGGCACAGGAACTCTGTGTCCTCCTTCTAATCCTCATGCTCAGTTTGGAGgacctctttctctctccacaccccaTGGCTGCGAACGTTACTCCACCCTCAGGAACCACCGCTCTGCACCATACCCCAACccgtacacacacagaaacaactcCCCGA GCTATCCCGATAACTCCTCGGCCTGTCTCTCCATGCTTCCCAGTCATGACAACTGGTCGGGTCTGCAGGTCTCCACGCATACCAGCATGCTGCCCATgacacacaacactggcactgccACCAGCTCCAG CCAATATCCGAGTCTGTGGTCAGTCAGTAACAGCACCAtcaccccagtgtcccagtctgggGGCATGTCCAACGGCCTGAGCTCACAGTTCCTGCGGGGTTCCCCGGCTCATTACCCGTCTTTGGCCCATTCGGTGAGCGCCACCTCCTCAGGGTCGCCCCTGTACGACAGCGGAACTGGACTCGAACTGTCCGACAGTCAGTACGACGCTTCTCCGCACAGCAGACTCACCTCCACATGGACTCCAGTTACTCCCCCATCCATGTGA
- the tbxtb gene encoding T-box transcription factor T isoform X1, translating to MSSSGSESGKSGQYRVDHLLSAVENELQAGSEKGDPTERELKVNLEDLDLWLKFKELTNEMIVTKNGRRMFPVLKVNVSGLDPNAMYSFVLDFVAADNHRWKYVNGEWVPGGKPEPQAPSCVYIHPDSPNFGAHWMKAPVSFSKVKLTNKLNGGGQIMLNSLHKYEPRIHIVRVGGPQRMISSHSFPETQFIAVTAYQNEEITALKIKYNPFAKAFLDSKERSDHKEMLDDMSDGQQSGYSQLGGWFLPGTGTLCPPSNPHAQFGGPLSLSTPHGCERYSTLRNHRSAPYPNPYTHRNNSPSYPDNSSACLSMLPSHDNWSGLQVSTHTSMLPMTHNTGTATSSSQYPSLWSVSNSTITPVSQSGGMSNGLSSQFLRGSPAHYPSLAHSVSATSSGSPLYDSGTGLELSDSQYDASPHSRLTSTWTPVTPPSM from the exons ATGAGTTCCAGTGGATCAGAGAGTGGGAAGAGCGGCCAGTACCGCGTGGACCATCTTCTAAGTGCGGTGGAGAATGAACTACAGGCTGGAAGCGAGAAAGGAGACCCCACTGAGAGAGAGCTGAAAGTCAACCTGGAAGACCTGGATCTGTGGCTGAAGTTTAAGGAGCTGACCAACGAAATGATCGTTACAAAGAATGGCAG GAGGATGTTTCCCGTGCTGAAAGTGAACGTGTCAGGGCTGGATCCCAACGCCATGTATTCGTTCGTGTTGGATTTTGTGGCTGCCGACAATCACCGCTGGAAGTATGTAAACGGGGAGTGGGTTCCAGGTGGCAAACCGGAGCCGCAGGCACCGAGCTGTGTCTACATCCACCCGGACTCGCCCAACTTCGGAGCGCACTGGATGAAAGCGCCCGTCTCCTTCAGTAAAGTCAAACTCACCAACAAACTCAACGGCGGAGGACAG ATCATGTTGAACTCTCTGCATAAATACGAGCCCAGAATTCACATCGTGCGAGTTGGGGGTCCTCAGAGGATGATCAGCAGTCATTCGTTCCCGGAGACTCAGTTTATAGCCGTGACAGCTTATCAGAACGAAGAG ATCACAGCTCTTAAAATTAAATACAACCCTTTTGCAAAAGCCTTCCTTGACTCCAAAGAGAG AAGCGATCACAAGGAAATGTTGGATGACATGAGTGACGGTCAACAATCTGGATATTCACAAT TAGGTGGCTGGTTTCTGCCTGGCACAGGAACTCTGTGTCCTCCTTCTAATCCTCATGCTCAGTTTGGAGgacctctttctctctccacaccccaTGGCTGCGAACGTTACTCCACCCTCAGGAACCACCGCTCTGCACCATACCCCAACccgtacacacacagaaacaactcCCCGA GCTATCCCGATAACTCCTCGGCCTGTCTCTCCATGCTTCCCAGTCATGACAACTGGTCGGGTCTGCAGGTCTCCACGCATACCAGCATGCTGCCCATgacacacaacactggcactgccACCAGCTCCAG CCAATATCCGAGTCTGTGGTCAGTCAGTAACAGCACCAtcaccccagtgtcccagtctgggGGCATGTCCAACGGCCTGAGCTCACAGTTCCTGCGGGGTTCCCCGGCTCATTACCCGTCTTTGGCCCATTCGGTGAGCGCCACCTCCTCAGGGTCGCCCCTGTACGACAGCGGAACTGGACTCGAACTGTCCGACAGTCAGTACGACGCTTCTCCGCACAGCAGACTCACCTCCACATGGACTCCAGTTACTCCCCCATCCATGTGA